gattctgtctgcagtggtgatctccaggtgtaccgatacggaaggctgtgttggaagtaggtgctgcgaatggccatattcttgggggcggcgaaatcaattagtcgtaggccgttttcgtttgtcagccggtgagcgctgaactttccaatagtcggtctaaactcctcctcttggccaacctgagcgttcaaatttcctatgatgattttgacgtcgtggcttgggcagctgtcgtactcacgttccagctgcgcgtagaatgcgtccttatcatcatcagtgcaagtatgcgtgtgctcccgatgaagttgagagatttgcagttccacaaaccgagtttccaatcgctagtcccttttcgtcgcagtggttttCGCCGATgattccggtccgtactctcttgttgattgttcgtcgcgtgagtttttttggctgacttgcagggcctgacaccaaaccccctaaatttccggaggaccatggtgcacagtttcacttagtccctcgctggcactcggacgatgatcagccgcccctaacatggagaacagacgctgttgtgagccgatcctgacatggagaacagacgctcagtaagatttgcacctccggagaggagcaaaccccccttccgtgtcagcatacgaccatgggtcccaccggggttggttacccgatcttccctaaggttgctcgtatcccggcctgCACCACGGGGTGTTAGGGTTAGGAGTAGGTGGGTGAGAgtctaaggaccgcgagatggggtctattccTTCAGATACGCGAAGTACCattggtacgctttacccagcatttgccgtgccgagtGAATAGTAGTTatgttattaaattttaaaacacactagcgcctcctaaaggccgtcataaATTGAATCtatatttaaaatataaaatttataatatatataaaattgtcaaataaaattagaaaacaaattgaagttggagggccaagtcAGCCGATCACtttacatgtaaaaaataattacaTGTAGAAAAATgcgtaaataaagaagaattttactacccACTGTACGCGCACGCGTCATTTCACGGAGAGCAGACGCTTCCTGTCGCTGTCGTCATCACCTCGACACTATCGGAAGGATGCACACACCATAAAGACGGCTCGTCTGGAGTCTCTGCTCATGTCCGTCTGTCGCCCACCGCAGCTACCATTGCCTCGAATCACACCACGAAACCAGTGGAAACTGACGGTGGCTCAGTTCCTGAAATTTATTCGCATCAGTGCGGATACGTTGGAAGACCGTTGTCAACAGCAGCAGGTGACATTAACTCACAAGGTTCGGgccagggttcttatatcatTCGGGCTATCGTTTGGTTGCTATTAGTGACTGAAATGTCCATCATTATAAAAAATCGGTCCTTTTCAGGATCACATTTTTTTACGGGGGAAGGGGATGACTTGAGAGctattttcaaaatgtgtaAAAGATAGTCGCATGGAGTACAGATCATTTGATAGCGTCGATTCTTCGATTCGTCCAACTTAATAGTGAGTTTTCCTACAGGTCATATAAATAGATACTCGAGCTCATAGTCCTGCCGATCCGTCAGTAACTTATAAATCATCCATTCAGAACCAACcatcagagccgtagcgtggactcccagcgcccttggcgaaaccgttaTTGGGCGCCCATTACTTTCATGCATCGAAACAAATAGCATGATATGGGCTGGGATATTGTTAAAATAAACTTGTTTGCGTAGTGGATTTAATTAATTAAGCCTCCATATCCTGCATATGTTCCAATAGGTGTAAGGATTATTAAAAAggcaagaatttctaaaaacctttttttctagaaatgtcaacgaatttccaaaaaaacagAATTGCTTGTTGTGAATTCACACACTAGTGGATATAGCTAGGCCAATAAAATCCATCTCTCAGGTGTGCCGGTCAGTGATTGGGTCACTATCGGACGTAGCCGCATCAAGAAGATCTCTGCTTTGGAGTGGATCAAATGACCTTCGGAATCGCAGGTCGGTGGTTTGAAAGCACTATTGGACTTGGTAGGGTGCTTTCGACTGGATAATATGTAATATTcggaagttgttgaaatttattgGGCTAACCAAGTCAACCAATGCCACCAAACTACCGATAGACCCACTCGAGGAATTGATATATCTTGATCAGGGTTTgcatccaaaggagaatgagaaaatctctcacttatcatgtcccaacaaacattcactagttgaactaacatcagtgtgatgatttaattcagcgcagtgttgaattatgtctgtactatttcttagcacaacttctgttcaagctttgttcacacaattttggcgaagttatacaactacaacatctcattttgaaaaacaactttattaactgattcgttaaacctttaataagcattttactaagcctcaattcagctacatgtgaattcttcgaaaataatatcacatagaaggtaacatcatcaagatctccagtgaacgtattttgaagcaattgctattttcatataatcattttaaaattttcctaaatcgggtctcgaactgctgtcatttgatcatccgccggtaaagttgtcatccgcgccatcctttaTTTGTTAGatggctcactcaatgcataacataaataatcttattgctgaatatgatctctgatctgtcaaactacagtttgttaataactgtacaaaatttttatttcaaccattgttcagccagtcgtAACCGTCGCACACTAGGAAAcatacgtaaaaataatgtcgataaacgataaaataaaatccgtccccaatgctatatttatgaatttatgaaaataaaatcaatgtatatttggccttcctcagaatcttTTGATAaacggttgcgatatgattgtcaaatgctaagattattccaatttcgccgcaataaagatcaacatccatgcgataatattcAAATTCCACACATcgaagattcaataattttccgacgTTATTCAACGGATTTTAGTAAATTTAAttccgcatgaatgcatgatttttttcattgctaCAGCAGTTTTGTTCTTTATAATCTCCGACAGCCTAATAAATCACGAATATAAAAGCAGTCTTGAAgataaatcattattttcctATAAATCGAATTTTCCAGATCCATAATCCAGATTTTTCTTAaacttttcagattttttctcaAACTCAAACTTTAagcataatatttttttcactgtgcgatagatctgataaatgtgaaatccattggttaagaaggacaaaggttaagaaggatgtctaatgcttgcttattaatttactattcaaactcaattcgacgaccctttcagagcatcacatcatagtcgaacagagaactttaaaatcattagttcagcacattgttaaacttccccaatgtgctgaaatgtgataaaacgaaaacgttagttcgacttcaaataaaggtagtaaacaaataaataggccatgtcgaatattagtaaaattaaatgctgaaatgaaatctgtctagcgaattattcagcatccattttattcagctatgaagatcacaaataaacaataattcaacctagatgcttatttgtagcttgtcgttgtttgttggggtcTGTacacactagactggcccaggaaacaaaaagtggcCTAAtttcacggggcaccccccaggattgtgtctttgggtgagaaaatcaatctctgaaaatttcagctcaatcgcttgttgcataagctggcgcatttgatttgaagtttgtatggggatttcagccaaaatgtatagaaaaatacacctccgtcactcattcgatctggaaattggttctgattccTCGAGTGAcgtcagaattgcaaaaacggcagttggtatgctacagaacaatttcacagaacattgtatgatgattaaatgaacttttatataggtttcggctgatgcgattcgatcaaaaaatccaaaaatacacaaatcaactcgtaataaatcagccgaaaattatataaaagttcatttaatcatcatgcaatgttctgtgaagttgttctgtagcataccaactgccgtttttgcaattctgaggtcaatcgagcaatcagaaccaatttccagatcgaatgagtgacggaggtgtattttcctatacattttggctgaaatccccatacaaacttcaaatcaaatgcgccagcttatgcaacaagcgattgggctgaaattttcagagattgattttctcacccaaggACACatttctggggggtgccccgtggaattcgacaacatttttttctccccatactaatctgggccagtctagtacaCACTCTCGACTCGATAGGTaacataccgtgagagacgtttttcggtagctgttatgataatgaactgattcggggggctacaacccatgataaatttcttttaataagccccaattgcgggtggcatcggttctgatgatgcatttacacttgttttacacagctgtgcgaaataaatatggtccccaacataaaatgagcgagaaaaacgtgttttatccggagtctattatatatagagttacgcaaagagtgaagccaaatctacctattgaactgtcaaaccgtctacctatcgagcaaagtaaacaaatgcttattggtaaggcggaagtattgttatcgcctaatgattattatggcgaataaaattatatgaattgaaatgtattagatttgatctagaaacagcttcaaaaaacttcaatacattccccaataaagtagcaacaagaagctcatgtgtttgcactctgtggatgatttggttatcgaattaaaaagctttagaagtgaacactcccgtcaagtcacttgaagggttgaacaaaaatgaaagttgccaacagaataacaagagcatcattcagaataagtgtaagaagagaagatcctctttgcgcaactctacacggaagaaataaactacccaatagtgagtttaattcacccaacctcgaacatccgtacgggaagccaaaattgagtaagcagggtcgaagtagtttgcctttactcccatgttaaaaaagtacccaacggaaaatttattgacccaaatttaagtttaataataattgtttggctcttttgtttttgacaacaaaagaaagagtggatgaaagagaagagaaaaaataactcaaaagtaagtttaaaaatactcaattttgggtactttttttcttccgtgtatataatagactctggttttatcaaaccccctcggtggGGGGCGCCTATCCAAATAagtttttttccaacttgtatacaagtgcgatagttttgttttcatggcttgtcatgactcgaagaggtttttgcctctcttttatcgttgttcgttagcTATCGAGAGCAATTTCTGCAAACTCTAATCTTGACCCGAAGAGGTCCGGAATTGGTTGGTTCTTGATACGACTTGGTTGAAAAGTCcaaagttgaatttaatttaaaatcaaGTAAATTTACTCGGAAGTCTGAGTTCTATGTCTGAAAAATCAAGACGTTGTTTTTttacttgcccgacgtttcggcctttTTTCAAGGTTCGTATAGTCTATTATCTATCGTcaataattgtatttaaaaatctttttttgccaaaaaattcgttttggtattaccgcaatattAGTTTACTCTATGAATCATTATGGTCAAAACTTAGgtatggtaaaattcaagttatatctgacatctgatcaaattttcagcaaaattggttaaCATGCATCCCAGATCTAGATTTCCAAATGTGACAATTCTATAAGAAAAACAGCAAGTGAGCTGTTTATTATGCAGAACACTGTATATCAATTCCTACAGTGGTAGTTTGGTGGAATTGTTTGACTTGGTTAGGCCAATAAATTTCGACTTTGAAGTAGATAAGTTGCCATCATTACTGAAATACCTCGATGCAGATTTTCGTATTCAGCATGTCTTTAGATAAGTGCCTTGTTTAAAGCGTTACCAGATTATGTGAGCCCAAAAGAAAAACCAAATTCTAAATATCTTCGAATATTCAATGGCTTTGCTTGTTTATTACCCTCATACAATTGTCTGGATTGAGGGAATCGAAAATGTCACTAGATCAAAAGTGATCGTTATGGTCTGAATTTATCTCAAATTAAAACAAACTCCTCAATCTGATGACAGGTTAATAATACTTTTTGTTGAACTCAGGGGCAGCCAGCCAATCAGGAACGCGAAgcttgtcggagtcagtggatagTACAACCgatttgccaaaaaaaagttcattcgacaAAGACTCAATTCATTCCTGAATTGAAGAATCTAATTGAAGTCCTCATCTAGGGCTTCTTCTCCCAGAAACTTGTTCCATTCTTATTTTCATTTGTGTTTCATCATGGTAAATGATAAAAGAGTCAGTAAAGATGCtccctgagccgacgttctgacaCCTGTAGTTTATCGACGAGAAGGACCTTTCCAAAATTAGTCAAACGATTGATTACGAATGTAGTCCTCGATGGAATCGTCTATTAAAAGCTGAAATCTTAAACACTTTGTACCGATAAATTTGAGAATGTACCAAGGTTTTTTACACAGTTTGATTTTAGCCCATTGAGACCCAAAAACCCTTGATGAGATTTGTCATCGTTTCCCGTAGAGCAATTATGGATTTCGGCGCCCCTCTACgacctggcgcccttggcgggggccaacctggccaaccacacgctacggcgctgccaACCATTCATCTTTACAATAATGGACCCGCCACTCGTCTAAGGTGGACAATGTACGATCAATCGATTCACACCTACATTTCTTTTTCAGATCCGCTGAGCACCCACTCCAACTGCAGAGCTTATTTCCACTGGAGTGCCAAGCCGATGGCGACATCAAAGTACTGCAAGAAACGGCTGCCAAAATGAAGAACTCGCTACCGGATCGAATGACATACGGAGACATCCGTAATCAAAGACCTTCGGACTCCTTTGTATCCTCTACCACTCCTAGCTCTAAAAGTGAAGTAGAGGAGAAATCCATAAAACAAACCCCCGTAGTACCTTTGAAACCAGTTGCTGTTGGAAAGAACCAAGAGGAAAATCTAAATAATCAGGTACAAACTAGGGAATCTCTTCCACTGAAAGAAAAGGCTACAGAAACAGCAAACAGTTTAAATATTGTGGATAGAAATTCTAGAAACGATTCtgattcaaaccagcccaaagaTTTCGCTGAGAACAAAACAGTTCCCCGAAGTCAATCTTCATTTGGTCGTTGGAGTAACAATGTCCATAGAGGTTCCGATGGGTCCGCTTACATACCGGTCGTGGTGGTCGATACCAACGATAGACCACTAAGCAGATTGATACCATTGAGAGGTGCTGGAGCAGTTCGATATTCCATTTCAGCTCTCCGGAAAGACTCTGAAGCTATGAAGGCACCGAGTGTGGGATTTGAAAATCGAGAAACGGTCAAAGCTGTTGCTGTAGAAGATTCTATCAAAGAGTCACCATCGGTTGCGATTTTACCGAAAAACAGCGAACCACATGGTAAAAACGACAGTAATGCAATTACTCAGGAAGAAAATGAACCAACAGTGTTGAATGTGGATGACTCTAGTGGTAAGAGttctattgaaaataaaaatgaacctTCGGTATCGACTGTTAATTCCCATGATGGATTATCAACGATAGAAGGCTTTCAAATGAACAAAGTATCAGAAAGTGTAGAAGCGGAAGAAGTAGGTACACGTGCTGATCAAACTATCAACGATAACGCTACTTTGATGGGAAAACGCGTGGAGATTGTTTCTGAAGTACCAGCAGTGTTACGATCTAACGAAACATCAGAGGACAACGCGAAAGAGAATAAAGTAAGCACAGTCGTtgatcaaattaccagttcTGAAGAGCTGAATGGCTTACGAATTAATAAAATATCGGACGACAACGAGGATAACAAAGAAAGCATACTACATAATTTTGAAGTTGAAGCAGGTTTACAATTAAATACAAAAACACAAGACAAGGCTGAAGAGAATGTAGTAAGCAAATATGCTGATCAAAATGCGAAAGAGAATGCTTTTTCCAATGAGGAACTTGCAAAAATCGATCCAGGAGTGACCACCGTTTCTGATGGCATAGGAACTGTGCCCATGATGATGGGTACTGCTATTGAAGATGCTAAACTGATAATTCCTCAAATCCATAATTATCAAACGCAGTTGGATGCACTAGATCAAATTTTTGAGAAAGTGCTGCTTGTCACCGAAAAGGCTACGGTTGATgataaaaatattcaagttgctCCCGATTCTTCCGATACTAAAGTAGAATCGAAATACACTGTCAATAATCAAGAAGATAATATTGTTGATCATGGAGATGCTGTGGGTGAAGTACCCACAATTGCGTCAGAGATCTCCATTATTCCCAATCATCAAAGAACTTCCAATAACTCTGATGCGGCGGAGTCTGTAAACTCAGCCAGTGACAGATTTGGTATTAAGGAATTGATAAAAGAACCCATTGCAGATGATTTACCTTCAGCGGACCTAAAATCCACATCATTAAACAATGAACCAACTCTGAAAAGTACAGATTTATTGATTGGAGATGCTATCCAAACCCCGATTTTCCAAACACAGCTATTAGGATCACGATTCAGAGGAAATGTAAAATATATGGATTATGCGACTAAGGGGACCGGAGATCATAAAACAGGAGTAACTAAAAAACCTGGATATACGGTGCCAATGCAACATACTTCTTTAAAACTTTTCAATTCAGGAACTGTTCAAAATGACGTAACATCATCGAACCagttgaaaattataaaaagtgCTGCAGAAGCTGAACATTCTTCACAACAAACAGCTTCTTCGGAGTCAATAAACAAGAAGGATAGTTCAACGCACAATGGGATTGCTGCACCGAAACTCGATACCCAGAAAAAAAGTTTCGATGAAGCAATCAAATCGCCATCGTTTTCGAATCACTATGCTATGATCTCCGACACAGATTATTCAGATTTGATAAATATTGTTACACCATCTATTCAAGGTGATCAGGCATTAGCAGTTGACAATCCCAGCATAATCGATCCcgtaaataaaaaagaaaatgagGAGGACCCGACACAGCACCTAACAATCAATTTACTGAATGATGCCATTTTTGGAAGTGATGAA
The nucleotide sequence above comes from Armigeres subalbatus isolate Guangzhou_Male chromosome 3, GZ_Asu_2, whole genome shotgun sequence. Encoded proteins:
- the LOC134220826 gene encoding uncharacterized protein LOC134220826 gives rise to the protein MKRNIFLIAFIATFCNGLATAARQHLRSDVVYNERNVKEGRYKYGYAVKEGETQFHHQRSLDGAMYGCYGYVDPLGKLFITHYLADKGGYRLVNLANADKKQLDKIKTLGSAEHPLQLQSLFPLECQADGDIKVLQETAAKMKNSLPDRMTYGDIRNQRPSDSFVSSTTPSSKSEVEEKSIKQTPVVPLKPVAVGKNQEENLNNQVQTRESLPLKEKATETANSLNIVDRNSRNDSDSNQPKDFAENKTVPRSQSSFGRWSNNVHRGSDGSAYIPVVVVDTNDRPLSRLIPLRGAGAVRYSISALRKDSEAMKAPSVGFENRETVKAVAVEDSIKESPSVAILPKNSEPHGKNDSNAITQEENEPTVLNVDDSSGKSSIENKNEPSVSTVNSHDGLSTIEGFQMNKVSESVEAEEVGTRADQTINDNATLMGKRVEIVSEVPAVLRSNETSEDNAKENKVSTVVDQITSSEELNGLRINKISDDNEDNKESILHNFEVEAGLQLNTKTQDKAEENVVSKYADQNAKENAFSNEELAKIDPGVTTVSDGIGTVPMMMGTAIEDAKLIIPQIHNYQTQLDALDQIFEKVLLVTEKATVDDKNIQVAPDSSDTKVESKYTVNNQEDNIVDHGDAVGEVPTIASEISIIPNHQRTSNNSDAAESVNSASDRFGIKELIKEPIADDLPSADLKSTSLNNEPTLKSTDLLIGDAIQTPIFQTQLLGSRFRGNVKYMDYATKGTGDHKTGVTKKPGYTVPMQHTSLKLFNSGTVQNDVTSSNQLKIIKSAAEAEHSSQQTASSESINKKDSSTHNGIAAPKLDTQKKSFDEAIKSPSFSNHYAMISDTDYSDLINIVTPSIQGDQALAVDNPSIIDPVNKKENEEDPTQHLTINLLNDAIFGSDEIPNVLRYGEITTQSDIDERLSFQSVPVTPVPEPTLGTNRDELLSSIFQNTGYELEDDKSDTPKLLHQDTVSQEVETFANQPEINDEITDAVNEPNLTPIHDFGENTSFDNEFENSNLDNLTETSHESDFSNASQVQNLHPIDISIQSRSDSSKLTQISALGSKEYAGRNMPDTATNFLGYNASFDDSYAAVELPQGNNAVNVSDDPFVVSTGNDSQHMDEPKLPATPRTTTEGTVETVTVSYSFSNAGKPPVFPRPTTSHRPNASNVYLQATTTTTTESSRTSIGPNGDIYDEIEEDLDPPKPASSPRPIQMSPQTPSKPSSNDSGYSIQPSISSNCYEVILQIPIDAKQVLLKTDSTTFRVYGDGEPANRIRQVKPGVYEVNIGATSGIKFQQYQHKDANKLTLDIAKGFNYGDLVQTPASREATDLSDPSLNNPYLPMVSIEPAQDAGSAEVMTVGADSHELTQEQRALLSLVPSWKKVLFYY